The following coding sequences lie in one Sorghum bicolor cultivar BTx623 chromosome 6, Sorghum_bicolor_NCBIv3, whole genome shotgun sequence genomic window:
- the LOC110436244 gene encoding uncharacterized protein LOC110436244 — MLSVSNSIAAGLPSYGLYAETRFLSQSYRKFAWKSSYKYLRIRAVQGNDGRRRLVDIIRIIPELSRDYFRSRSRRALFGGISLLGGFYVAQTISLSFGALGVNDVLAAVVCVLLTEYVTKFYYSQPKVTFPIALLNNFKMGFTYGLFIDAFKLAS; from the coding sequence ATGTTAAGTGTTTCAAATTCTATTGCCGCTGGTCTTCCTAGCTATGGGCTATATGCAGAGACAAGGTTTCTCTCACAGAGCTATAGGAAGTTCGCATGGAAATCCTCTTACAAGTATCTCAGAATCCGTGCAGTGCAGGGAAATGATGGCCGTCGAAGGCTGGTTGACATAATCCGAATCATTCCAGAACTCTCAAGGGACTATTTTAGAAGCCGGTCGAGGCGAGCTCTTTTTGGTGGCATCTCGCTGCTTGGCGGCTTTTACGTTGCACAGACAATCTCACTCTCTTTCGGTGCATTGGGTGTGAATGATGTTCTAGCGGCAGTTGTTTGTGTCCTGCTGACTGAGTATGTGACAAAGTTCTATTACAGCCAGCCTAAGGTTACCTTCCCCATTGCTCTCCTCAACAACTTCAAGATGGGTTTCACATATGGCCTGTTTATTGACGCCTTCAAGCTTGCTAGCTGA
- the LOC8073695 gene encoding pentatricopeptide repeat-containing protein At1g06710, mitochondrial isoform X1: protein MKRTGDAAEERDEGSVVCAFASRWTSADGPNPLAETELLSKIILLFTEMPCPSLGFRPLWPTSGAPKPPWPELQFPPPPPPPPPFHLHLRSPSSDRARPMISRRVAATAALRSSLRRACSSSSHTADPDDQLLGLVEAPEPQRGSRLSSKDFAFLREPTPALHAAALPPPEAVLISKAIRAYAADFDGKAERFLRRHRDFLNDAVVVAVLRSVRTPELCARFFLWAERQVGYSHTGACYNALAEVLHFDDRARTIERLLREIGEDDREVLGRLLNVIVRKCCRHGAWAKALEELGRLKDFGYRPSGATYNALVQVLATAGQMDMGFRVQKEMSESGFCMDKFTVGCFAQALCKEGRWSDALVMIEREDFKLDTVLCTQMISGLMEASLFDEAISFLHRMRCNSCIPNVVTYRTLLTGFLKKKQLGWCKRIINMMMKEGCNPNPSLFNSLVHSYCNARDYPYAYKLLKRMADCGCPPGYVAYNIFIGSICGGEELPSPDLLALAEKVYEEMLASSCVLNKVNTANFARCLCGMGKFDMAFQIIKVMMGKGFVPDTSTYSKVITFLCEAMKVEKAFLLFQEMKSVGVNPDVYTYTILIDSFCKAGLIEQARSWFDEMRSIGCSANVVTYTALLHAYLKAKQLPQASDIFNRMIDAGCPPNTITYSALVDGLCKAGEIQKACEVYTKLIGTSDNVGSDFYFEGKHTDSIAPNVVTYGALIDGLCKAHKVVDAQELLDAMLSNGCEPNHIIYDALIDGFCKVGKIDNAQEVFLRMSKCGYLPTVHTYTSLIDAMFKDRRLDLAMKVLSQMVESSCTPNVVTYTAMIDGLCRIGECQKALKLLSMMEEKGCSPNVVTYTALIDGLGKSGKVDLSLQLFIQMSTKGCAPNYVTYRVLINHCCAAGLLDEAHSLLSEMKQTYWPKYLQGYCSVVQGFSKKFIASLGLLEELESHGTVPIAPVYGLLIDNFSKAGRLEEALELHKEMMELSSSLNITSKDMYTSLIQALCLASQLEKAFELYSEITRKGVVPELSVFVCLIKGLIKVNKWNEALQLCYSICDEGVNWQSNNSFDGG from the exons ATGAAGAGAACAGGAGATGCGGCGGAGGAGAGGGATGAGGGCAGTGTGGTGTGTGCTTTTGCTAGCAGGTGGACCTCTGCAGATGGGCCCAACCCACTTGCAGAAACAGAATTGCTTTCcaaaattatattattatttACCGAAATGCCCTGCCCTTCACTAGGGTTTAGGCCGTTATGGCCCACCTCCGGCGCCCCAAAACCTCCATGGCCGGAGCTTCAAttcccgccgccgcctcctcctcctcctcctttccacctccacctccgtaGTCCTTCATCGGACCGCGCCCGCCCCATGATTAGCCGCCGCGTGGCGGCCACGGCAGCCCTACGCTCCTCTCTGCGGCGTGCCTGCTCTTCCTCCTCCCACACCGCCGACCCCGACGACCAACTGCTTGGTCTCGTGGAAGCCCCCGAGCCGCAGCGCGGATCCCGCCTCTCATCCAAGGACTTCGCCTTTCTTCGGGAGCCCACCCCTGCCCTCCACGCAGCGGCCCTCCCGCCGCCGGAGGCCGTCCTTATATCCAAGGCGATCCGAGCTTACGCCGCCGACTTCGACGGCAAGGCGGAGCGGTTCCTGCGTCGGCACAGGGACTTCCTAAACGACGCTGTGGTGGTTGCTGTGCTCCGGTCGGTGCGCACCCCGGAGCTCTGTGCCAGGTTCTTCCTCTGGGCCGAGCGGCAGGTGGGGTACAGCCACACCGGCGCCTGCTACAACGCACTGGCGGAGGTATTGCATTTTGATGACCGTGCTAGGACCATCGAGAGGCTGCTGAGGGAGATTGGGGAGGATGACCGTGAGGTGCTCGGCAGATTGCTCAATGTGATTGTACGGAAATGCTGCCGCCATGGAGCGTGGGCCAAGGCGCTGGAGGAGCTCGGGAGACTCAAGGATTTTGGGTACAGGCCGTCAGGTGCGACCTACAATGCTCTGGTCCAGGTGCTTGCAACCGCGGGGCAGATGGACATGGGTTTTCGTGTGCAGAAGGAGATGTCAGAGTCGGGGTTCTGCATGGATAAGTTCACAGTTGGGTGCTTTGCACAGGCGCTGTGTAAGGAGGGGCGGTGGTCTGACGCACTTGTTATGATAGAGAGGGAGGATTTCAAACTTGACACCGTGTTGTGCACCCAGATGATCAGTGGACTGATGGAGGCCTCCCTTTTTGATGAGGCCATTTCATTCCTTCATAGGATGCGATGCAACTCATGCATCCCCAATGTGGTCACATATAGAACACTTCTCACTGGATTTTTGAAAAAGAAGCAGCTTGGCTGGTGCAAGAGGATAATCAACATGATGATGAAGGAGGGTTGCAATCCAAACCCCTCCTTGTTTAATTCTCTTGTGCATAGTTACTGCAATGCCAGGGATTATCCATATGCGTACAAACTTTTAAAGAGGATGGCTGATTGTGGTTGCCCTCCTGGCTATGTCGCATACAACATTTTTATTGGAAGCATATGTGGTGGAGAAGAATTGCCAAGCCCTGACTTGTTGGCTTTGGCGGAAAAAGTTTATGAGGAGATGCTGGCTTCTAGTTGCGTTCTTAATAAGGTGAACACTGCAAATTTCGCTCGATGCCTTTGTGGTATGGGGAAATTTGATATGGCATTTCAGATCATTAAGGTGATGATGGGAAAAGGTTTTGTACCTGACACGAGCACATACTCTAAGGTGATTACCTTTTTATGTGAGGCTATGAAGGTAGAAAAGGCTTTCCTTTTGTTCCAAGAGATGAAGAGTGTCGGTGTTAATCCTGATGTTTATACATATACAATTTTGATTGATAGCTTTTGTAAGGCTGGTCTTATTGAACAGGCTCGGAGCTGGTTTGACGAAATGAGGAGTATTGGCTGCTCCGCAAATGTAGTAACATACACTGCATTGCTTCATGCTTACCTGAAAGCAAAGCAGCTACCTCAGGCTAGTGACATTTTTAACAGAATGATTGATGCTGGCTGTCCTCCCAATACCATTACCTACAGCGCACTAGTTGATGGCCTCTGTAAGGCAGGTGAAATCCAAAAGGCTTGTGAAGTCTACACCAAATTGATAGGAACTTCTGACAATGTAGGATCTGATTTTTACTTTGAAGGCAAGCACACAGACTCCATTGCTCCAAATGTTGTCACATATGGTGCACTCATAGATGGTTTGTGTAAGGCACACAAGGTGGTTGATGCTCAAGAATTGCTAGATGCTATGTTATCGAATGGGTGCGAGCCAAATCACATTATATATGATGCCTTGATTGATGGCTTTTGCAAAGTTGGAAAGATTGATAATGCTCAGGAGGTATTTTTGAGGATGTCTAAGTGTGGCTACTTGCCTACGGTGCATACATACACCTCCTTAATTGATGCGATGTTTAAGGACAGAAGGCTTGATCTAGCCATGAAAGTTCTCTCTCAAATGGTGGAGAGTTCTTGCACTCCTAATGTTGTCACTTACACAGCTATGATTGATGGACTTTGCAGAATAGGTGAATGTCAAAAGGCCTTAAAGCTGCTGTCAATGATGGAAGAGAAGGGATGCAGCCCAAATGTTGTGACCTACACTGCTCTAATAGATGGATTGGGAAAATCTGGTAAAGTTGATTTGAGTCTTCAGCTTTTTATACAAATGAGCACAAAAGGGTGTGCCCCTAATTATGTTACCTACAGAGTTCTGATAAACCATTGTTGTGCTGCTGGTCTTTTGGATGAAGCACATTCACTGCTAAGTGAAATGAAGCAGACTTACTGGCCAAAATATTTGCAAGGATACTGCAGTGTAGTTCAAGGTTTTAGCAAGAAGTTCATTGCTTCTCTTGGATTGTTGGAGGAGCTGGAATCACATGGCACGGTGCCAATAGCTCCTGTTTATGGATTGCTCATTGATAATTTCTCCAAGGCTGGCAGACTGGAGGAAGCCTTGGAgttacataaagagatgatggaactctcatcatcactaaacATAACCAGCAAGGATATGTACACTTCATTGATCCAGGCACTTTGTTTGGCATCTCAGCTTGAAAAAGCATTTGAATTATACAGTGAAATAACTAGGAAAGGTGTTGTGCCAGAATTAAGTGTCTTTGTTTGCCTCATAAAGGGGCTAATCAAAGTAAATAAGTGGAATGAAGCCCTGCAGTTGTGTTACAGCATATGTGATGAG GGTGTGAACTGGCAGAGCAACAACTCTTTTGATGGAGGGTAG
- the LOC8073695 gene encoding pentatricopeptide repeat-containing protein At1g06710, mitochondrial isoform X2, whose product MKRTGDAAEERDEGSVVCAFASRWTSADGPNPLAETELLSKIILLFTEMPCPSLGFRPLWPTSGAPKPPWPELQFPPPPPPPPPFHLHLRSPSSDRARPMISRRVAATAALRSSLRRACSSSSHTADPDDQLLGLVEAPEPQRGSRLSSKDFAFLREPTPALHAAALPPPEAVLISKAIRAYAADFDGKAERFLRRHRDFLNDAVVVAVLRSVRTPELCARFFLWAERQVGYSHTGACYNALAEVLHFDDRARTIERLLREIGEDDREVLGRLLNVIVRKCCRHGAWAKALEELGRLKDFGYRPSGATYNALVQVLATAGQMDMGFRVQKEMSESGFCMDKFTVGCFAQALCKEGRWSDALVMIEREDFKLDTVLCTQMISGLMEASLFDEAISFLHRMRCNSCIPNVVTYRTLLTGFLKKKQLGWCKRIINMMMKEGCNPNPSLFNSLVHSYCNARDYPYAYKLLKRMADCGCPPGYVAYNIFIGSICGGEELPSPDLLALAEKVYEEMLASSCVLNKVNTANFARCLCGMGKFDMAFQIIKVMMGKGFVPDTSTYSKARSWFDEMRSIGCSANVVTYTALLHAYLKAKQLPQASDIFNRMIDAGCPPNTITYSALVDGLCKAGEIQKACEVYTKLIGTSDNVGSDFYFEGKHTDSIAPNVVTYGALIDGLCKAHKVVDAQELLDAMLSNGCEPNHIIYDALIDGFCKVGKIDNAQEVFLRMSKCGYLPTVHTYTSLIDAMFKDRRLDLAMKVLSQMVESSCTPNVVTYTAMIDGLCRIGECQKALKLLSMMEEKGCSPNVVTYTALIDGLGKSGKVDLSLQLFIQMSTKGCAPNYVTYRVLINHCCAAGLLDEAHSLLSEMKQTYWPKYLQGYCSVVQGFSKKFIASLGLLEELESHGTVPIAPVYGLLIDNFSKAGRLEEALELHKEMMELSSSLNITSKDMYTSLIQALCLASQLEKAFELYSEITRKGVVPELSVFVCLIKGLIKVNKWNEALQLCYSICDEGVNWQSNNSFDGG is encoded by the exons ATGAAGAGAACAGGAGATGCGGCGGAGGAGAGGGATGAGGGCAGTGTGGTGTGTGCTTTTGCTAGCAGGTGGACCTCTGCAGATGGGCCCAACCCACTTGCAGAAACAGAATTGCTTTCcaaaattatattattatttACCGAAATGCCCTGCCCTTCACTAGGGTTTAGGCCGTTATGGCCCACCTCCGGCGCCCCAAAACCTCCATGGCCGGAGCTTCAAttcccgccgccgcctcctcctcctcctcctttccacctccacctccgtaGTCCTTCATCGGACCGCGCCCGCCCCATGATTAGCCGCCGCGTGGCGGCCACGGCAGCCCTACGCTCCTCTCTGCGGCGTGCCTGCTCTTCCTCCTCCCACACCGCCGACCCCGACGACCAACTGCTTGGTCTCGTGGAAGCCCCCGAGCCGCAGCGCGGATCCCGCCTCTCATCCAAGGACTTCGCCTTTCTTCGGGAGCCCACCCCTGCCCTCCACGCAGCGGCCCTCCCGCCGCCGGAGGCCGTCCTTATATCCAAGGCGATCCGAGCTTACGCCGCCGACTTCGACGGCAAGGCGGAGCGGTTCCTGCGTCGGCACAGGGACTTCCTAAACGACGCTGTGGTGGTTGCTGTGCTCCGGTCGGTGCGCACCCCGGAGCTCTGTGCCAGGTTCTTCCTCTGGGCCGAGCGGCAGGTGGGGTACAGCCACACCGGCGCCTGCTACAACGCACTGGCGGAGGTATTGCATTTTGATGACCGTGCTAGGACCATCGAGAGGCTGCTGAGGGAGATTGGGGAGGATGACCGTGAGGTGCTCGGCAGATTGCTCAATGTGATTGTACGGAAATGCTGCCGCCATGGAGCGTGGGCCAAGGCGCTGGAGGAGCTCGGGAGACTCAAGGATTTTGGGTACAGGCCGTCAGGTGCGACCTACAATGCTCTGGTCCAGGTGCTTGCAACCGCGGGGCAGATGGACATGGGTTTTCGTGTGCAGAAGGAGATGTCAGAGTCGGGGTTCTGCATGGATAAGTTCACAGTTGGGTGCTTTGCACAGGCGCTGTGTAAGGAGGGGCGGTGGTCTGACGCACTTGTTATGATAGAGAGGGAGGATTTCAAACTTGACACCGTGTTGTGCACCCAGATGATCAGTGGACTGATGGAGGCCTCCCTTTTTGATGAGGCCATTTCATTCCTTCATAGGATGCGATGCAACTCATGCATCCCCAATGTGGTCACATATAGAACACTTCTCACTGGATTTTTGAAAAAGAAGCAGCTTGGCTGGTGCAAGAGGATAATCAACATGATGATGAAGGAGGGTTGCAATCCAAACCCCTCCTTGTTTAATTCTCTTGTGCATAGTTACTGCAATGCCAGGGATTATCCATATGCGTACAAACTTTTAAAGAGGATGGCTGATTGTGGTTGCCCTCCTGGCTATGTCGCATACAACATTTTTATTGGAAGCATATGTGGTGGAGAAGAATTGCCAAGCCCTGACTTGTTGGCTTTGGCGGAAAAAGTTTATGAGGAGATGCTGGCTTCTAGTTGCGTTCTTAATAAGGTGAACACTGCAAATTTCGCTCGATGCCTTTGTGGTATGGGGAAATTTGATATGGCATTTCAGATCATTAAGGTGATGATGGGAAAAGGTTTTGTACCTGACACGAGCACATACTCTAAG GCTCGGAGCTGGTTTGACGAAATGAGGAGTATTGGCTGCTCCGCAAATGTAGTAACATACACTGCATTGCTTCATGCTTACCTGAAAGCAAAGCAGCTACCTCAGGCTAGTGACATTTTTAACAGAATGATTGATGCTGGCTGTCCTCCCAATACCATTACCTACAGCGCACTAGTTGATGGCCTCTGTAAGGCAGGTGAAATCCAAAAGGCTTGTGAAGTCTACACCAAATTGATAGGAACTTCTGACAATGTAGGATCTGATTTTTACTTTGAAGGCAAGCACACAGACTCCATTGCTCCAAATGTTGTCACATATGGTGCACTCATAGATGGTTTGTGTAAGGCACACAAGGTGGTTGATGCTCAAGAATTGCTAGATGCTATGTTATCGAATGGGTGCGAGCCAAATCACATTATATATGATGCCTTGATTGATGGCTTTTGCAAAGTTGGAAAGATTGATAATGCTCAGGAGGTATTTTTGAGGATGTCTAAGTGTGGCTACTTGCCTACGGTGCATACATACACCTCCTTAATTGATGCGATGTTTAAGGACAGAAGGCTTGATCTAGCCATGAAAGTTCTCTCTCAAATGGTGGAGAGTTCTTGCACTCCTAATGTTGTCACTTACACAGCTATGATTGATGGACTTTGCAGAATAGGTGAATGTCAAAAGGCCTTAAAGCTGCTGTCAATGATGGAAGAGAAGGGATGCAGCCCAAATGTTGTGACCTACACTGCTCTAATAGATGGATTGGGAAAATCTGGTAAAGTTGATTTGAGTCTTCAGCTTTTTATACAAATGAGCACAAAAGGGTGTGCCCCTAATTATGTTACCTACAGAGTTCTGATAAACCATTGTTGTGCTGCTGGTCTTTTGGATGAAGCACATTCACTGCTAAGTGAAATGAAGCAGACTTACTGGCCAAAATATTTGCAAGGATACTGCAGTGTAGTTCAAGGTTTTAGCAAGAAGTTCATTGCTTCTCTTGGATTGTTGGAGGAGCTGGAATCACATGGCACGGTGCCAATAGCTCCTGTTTATGGATTGCTCATTGATAATTTCTCCAAGGCTGGCAGACTGGAGGAAGCCTTGGAgttacataaagagatgatggaactctcatcatcactaaacATAACCAGCAAGGATATGTACACTTCATTGATCCAGGCACTTTGTTTGGCATCTCAGCTTGAAAAAGCATTTGAATTATACAGTGAAATAACTAGGAAAGGTGTTGTGCCAGAATTAAGTGTCTTTGTTTGCCTCATAAAGGGGCTAATCAAAGTAAATAAGTGGAATGAAGCCCTGCAGTTGTGTTACAGCATATGTGATGAG GGTGTGAACTGGCAGAGCAACAACTCTTTTGATGGAGGGTAG